The Pseudorasbora parva isolate DD20220531a chromosome 21, ASM2467924v1, whole genome shotgun sequence sequence TTCCAAGGAAGCCCCCAGGAGACAACAGGATGAAATGGACAGTCTTGCTGTTAGAATACTTCTTTGTGAAAGTTCTGGTGCTGCTGTGCAGCGCGGACGGTGAAGCTCAGCAGCAGCAGCTCGAGGGCTTTATAATGCTCTCAGGATCCAATGGGTCCCGGGATGAGGAGACAATTTCTGAACCTCCACACACTGAGGACAAATGTCGGGGTTACTATGATGTGATGGGACAGTGGGATCCTCCGTTCGTTTGCCAAACAGGCAATTATTTGTATTGTTGCGGCACTTGTGGCTTCCGATTTTGCTGCGCTTATAAAAACTCTCGATTGGATCAGAGCACCTGTAAAAATTACGACACACCAGTATGGTTAACAGGACAGACACCGTATAAGAAAACCCTAGACCCTAGGCACGATCCAACCAAGGATAAAACAAACTTGattgtatatataatatgtggagTAGTGGCAATCATGGCACTGGTCGGGATATTTACCAAACTTGGACTAGAAAAGGCTCACAGACCTCACAGAGAGAGCATGTCTCGGTAAGTAACGGATAGTTATGATGGCTTTGGGTTAAAGGGTTAAAAAGTGCTTATGGTAAAAGCAGTGTGATTTGCAGTCGTGTCAGTCTGCACTGCTTTTAGTGTTTTTCCACCCTATGTGAATAGCTAGAACGATGTCTTTGACTTTTGTTTGGTGACATGAGCGTACATTTTTAATACGCGTTGTCAAGTTAAGATAAGTTCTAAACGTCTCCTTTAAAACTGCGCACCTCAAGGCGCAATCCCATTGTGTATCTCTCTGTTTTTGAACGCAAGAACGCTCCAGTGTGATTGTTAGGGCTCACATGCCACTCATGGTGCGTTCAAAAAACACCAGATAAACGGAATGGAGTGTATCGCACGGGACCATTTTTGCCCATAATTGATATTTATTTTGGCCATAATTTAGACGAGAATGGATAGTTTACAGAAAGCAAAGTGTGAGAAAGAGGGAAAGCGCTCATAGAGCGACACACTGGGAAATAAATAGCATCACAACAGTCAAATATATTGGTCTGATTCATGTGAGTACATTACCCAACAATTAAAAGCTAATAAAACAGCAAAACGCACTCTGTGTGAATGGCGTCTTAGGGTGAAAACGGTTTACTCCATCCAAGAATCTCCAGAATTGCTTCACTAACTCAATCTTTTGCAGCTTTTGTGCCAAAAACGTTGCTTTTCATAGCTCTGCATTTACTGGCGTGCCTATCCTTCCCATGCATATTCATGCCTGAGCAAAAACAATCCTGTGAATCTTCATTATGCTTTCTAAATTCATAGGATTTGTGTTATGCAAGCTCTCCTTTAAAAAGCTTTCTTGAATCACAGATCTCAAGAGGTCCACATGAAAGCATGGTTAGCTTGCACATGCAAACCAAGGGAACTGTACAAACCGGTTTAGATATTACACCATATTGCATAACATCTGGTTGTCAGTTTTTGTACCCTTTGGTTACTCAGCCCGGATGGTGGAGGTGTAAATCTCTTGTTCCTACTGATATGGCGGGTCAAAACCTCTGATGAGAGCTGCACAGCCCACAGTGTGCAGGTTGCTGAAAGAGCGGCTCACAGTAAAACCTGTTCTCTTTGAATCAGCACTCTGGACAGCGGCAGAGATAGTGCTGAATGAATAGATGTCAGTCTACCAACATTATATCCCTGCATGCCGTTCAGCTGTGCTCTGATATCTAAATAAAGACTGCTCACACAATTTCAATGGAATACTTAGCTAACGAATTTGTTCTTCAACAGAGCGGTTGCAAGCGTCATGCAAGGCGCCCGTCAGGGTCAGCACGAGGAGGCCATCGGAATGCACACACAGCATTATGACACTGTGCAGGCGAGAGCAAACAACATGCGTAAGTTGATTGTAGGCTATTTCCTTTCTTTTCCCATGAGCTCAGCATAAACTATGGCCCACAAGAATGCTTCTGAAACTCAGGTCTTTCTGCTCCAGTCTAAAAGCATGGTTTCTCCTGGCTCTACGCAATAGAATGCACTTGTGTACTGCATTACATATAAATGATACATATATAAAGCATATTAAGTATTCAAAGTTTTGCTTGAGGTGCCTCTTTTTGATTTTCTTATTCtatgtatacacacactcaaaaatgattgtatgatgctgttcactttatttaagcaattcatcTGGATTTAGTAGcattatatcaggtttctggttcaaacgTAATTGCGTCATATTGACGTAAAACCATTACTCTTTGACAtaaatttattttcaaataacatgTTTCAATTAAGTAAGCCAATAAAATAGGAtattcacttcccatcatgttTTGTAAAGGGTCTGAATtcggagagtaaatgtttaaataaagtgctattttataACAAGATGAGAAATTTGAGaggctttttaatgtttaatgttctgttatgttggtatttaaaagtttgtgttaaTGTTTTTTGAGGTTACCATTTTGGTGAAGTGGAGAGCATGTGCTTGGGGTGAGGACCTGCTATTAAcaattaaagttgttttaataataaataaataaaaactacttTGCGCATGCCAtggatgtaacaaaaccatctTCTGCCTAGCCAATACAATTTTGTAAAAGATTTTCTTGTTAGATAACATTTGTGAATTTGTAATTAAAGTAGATTActtgttatgttttttgtttgataTTATTTTAGAATATTTTAAGTGAGTATATTTTAACTTAATaattttggacaaaattaagaatgttaaacttatttaactaaatggcattgaattaaccttgcgtaaaaaataaaaaaaaatactgaaataaataatgttaattaaattcagCATAAACCAGTTACATGGAACCTGTTGACATCACAAAATTAAGTAACTCCAATGtatcagggtttttttttttttttcagtgtgtgtatatatatataaaaaaggagATACTGAGAgcacaaagcatttgtgaaatgAGTCTATTTATTGTCACTACCGTGGGCTGGCTCTGCAGTTGTGTGCACGGTATTGTTTAACACCGGGATCAAATGAATGGCTCCATCATAAATGTTTAaactctcagttgttgtgattCTGGAGTGATTACATCACCCACTCTGTGGTTATCTACTCCCTAAATATATCTGTGttgaaataatacaaaatacagtCAGAATATCAAACGCCCCCCTAAGAGGGATCCATTTTGGTTGACACTAAGGAAGTGAGTCAGTTGCTGGAGAAATTTCCCTTTCATCAAATTGCAAAGATAATgtcactcactctcatgtctTCACTGTCATGCTTAGATATTTGCATAAAGTTTTTTGAAGCTCAGGTTTCTTTATTTTCTGACTAAGAGCAATCATATATAgacttttagaaaaaaaaatggttccaAGAAGACACGGTTTGTGGGGTTTCTTTGACTTTTAGCGATAGCTCAACCTTTTTTGGTGCTAAATAAAACTCTTTTTATGGGTGCATAAAGAATCCTGCTTTGAAAGCGATATATAGAATGTCAATGGTGCTGTGAAAGAGCCTTTTCATATGAGACTGGAgggtttgctttattttttatttattcacctGCTCTGCACCTGCCCCGTATATACTCTTAAATGGTTTTAAATAAGAAAAGAtgctttgaaaaaataaaacgaaaaCGGTAACAGTAATAGTAAGAAGAACTTTTTAGCAGTGTGGGGAGGATGTTTTTTATTCACATGCAGACAGCCATTACATATTATGGAAAATCACAAACCAGCTTTTTTCCCCATAGATTTTACCTTGAAATTACTATAAGGTTAGTTCTGTCATTCAAATAGTCGTTTTTACTTGCATCTTATTCAAATATCATGATCATTATTCTTGCAGTACCGGCTTTTAATCCATAAACCTTAGTGTAATTATGTGACTGCTTTTAACTTCTGACCTGAGCGTTTTAATATACCGTCCTCCGGGTTACTCCATATGAGATAATGATTTGAACCGAAATCAAGAGAACAGACACCATATAATTCCAGTGATTATGCAGAGAATTACTTGGGCATGAGATAGATTTATGAATTCTGAAGATCTTgcaattaaaacaaaaagatATGTTTTAAAGCTTATAGATACTTTAAAGATGTGGCTGCTTGAATTAATTATCAAAGACTTTAGATAAGAATAAAGGCTAAGACTGCTGATAAAAGTTTCTGATGCTAAATGCCAACAGACCCGTAACAGATTTTGtaagaaatcttgcttttttgtgtCACAATAGAAGTTCATACACTCTTAAATGCCAGATATGAGACTGTTTCTTTCAACACGAGTCAACAGCGTGTGATAGAGGTTAACTGctgttattattttaatatgcaaaGCTAGTTAGATTAAAGACTGGATTCCCCCCTCATATGTTATtgagaatgttttaaagttttaaaggcacaacatgtaagatttttggattaaaatatccaaaagccattagaacaatgttatatattgttGACTTGTggacttacattatcccaatttttccaagaatgttaaaatccagagaaataagcaattttaaccagaatACAGACCATGTTTGTGCGTCGCATATCAATGACATCAAACCCGCGTTACCCTCAATTTATttagtagaaaccatggaaacaccaaagatgctttaatatattgtGTTTTGGATACAttaatcttgttttcttaatttactggcgagtaccatgttttaccatgcctaatatcgatctagcttactgcaatgtgcaacaagtgtctcataaaagcattataacataacttttaacttatcaaatatgataaaacagcgctgcatACACATGACCGGAGACATGAAGCGGAATAATAAAAGCTTGGGAAAATCCAGAcatcatcaagctacacctttgttttgaatatatAACCTCTAGCCgtaaaaaatacatattgtggctttaaagggatagttcacccaaaaatgaaaaatatgtcatcatttactcaccctcatgtgtttctttattctgctgaacacaaaagaagatattttgaagaatgtttgtaaccaagcagatagaacaaTGATTCACTAACTTTTTTCCCTACTAGTGAATggtctgcttggttacaaacattcttctaaatatcttcttttgtggtCAGCAGAACATAGAAacgcatac is a genomic window containing:
- the shisa9a gene encoding protein shisa-9A, whose translation is MKWTVLLLEYFFVKVLVLLCSADGEAQQQQLEGFIMLSGSNGSRDEETISEPPHTEDKCRGYYDVMGQWDPPFVCQTGNYLYCCGTCGFRFCCAYKNSRLDQSTCKNYDTPVWLTGQTPYKKTLDPRHDPTKDKTNLIVYIICGVVAIMALVGIFTKLGLEKAHRPHRESMSRAVASVMQGARQGQHEEAIGMHTQHYDTVQARANNMQGGQINNMMQTHPYPALSQLSHVYEQQQSAKELNKYASLKAVAAKANGDFLNKQHRHLVELAVKGSLPLHPVRMEHVEPTASYVTEIPCLKQNGQKPKSIKANVAHPAMAYSSNTIANPGMLRSWENAETAGRRKTYGPRKMCTMERVNELHTVRSHHYLPTQPYFVTNSKTEVTV